taaaaaatatgtaattttgttatttttgttaaattttttcaatcGGATTTTTCATCGAAATTGAAATTGTGAATAAAAATGATTGTTTcatttgttggtgtaattgatttttgatgaaaaatctttcttttgcTTCAAAAAATTTTACGAAAAAGatcaaaatacattaatattttttaaaatcagaaGCAAATTgagacttaaaaaaattaaacaaacaacttaatattttttaaaaataataatcaaaagagtaatttaaccaaaattttgacatctctaaaaATTTGGCTGTTGGTTGCAAGGATGGAttcaaagtataattttttattgtccTTATCTCCTTCATGGTTATCGTgattaaaacaatgataaaatcAATGGGTGTAATTGTGAGTTCCATAAACACATCTGGGctttaaagttaatattttttcacaCTATGCCTTAACTTATTAAAGTTTGTGGGGTTATGGCCTTGTGACTTAGTAGAACTTACCTTAACATGGTCACACAACAATGAGGCTGTGGTGTTCAGATGAGGAATTATATTTTTGAAGGAATGATAATAGTAGCGTATTCTTAGCATGTCAAATGATAATGATAAAGATAATGAATTCCTTCAAATTTACTTTctcctattattttatttgaaattgtgGTGTTTTCTACTGTTGGCAGAATGCACCATATCTTGCAAAGGAACAAAACTTAAGCGTGATTGATGCAGTCATTGATACTTTGAGAAAAGCAGGTTATGGTGAACCAGGGGCTCCAAACGTTATGATTCAGTCCACTGATAGTTCTGTACTACTGAAATTCAAGGAGAAAACAAAGTATGAACTTGTGTACATGATTGATGAGATAGTTGGTGATATCGTTGATTCAGCTCTTTCGAATATCAAAAGATTTGCTCATTCTGTGGTTATCAAAAGGGGCTCTGTGTACCTGACAAATGATTTCTTCCTCACTGCCTCTACAAAGACCGTGCCAAAGTTAAAATCTTCTAATCTCTCAGTTTACGTACAAACATTCCACAATGAGTTTATATCTCAGGTATGGGATTTCATGTCAGATCCAACTGAGCAGATCAATACATTTGTTCAGGATGCTGGAATTGATGGTGTCATCACAGGCTTCCTTCAAACAGCCGATAGATACAGAAGTAAGTGCataccttttatttatttatttttttattaaaaaatgttaattattagttttttttttcgataGAGGATTTGAATTCACAActttttaattttcgtttttaaatcttcaaatcaattttatatatctCAAATATTAGTGGAATAAATGGGCTGGCAACTTCTTGCATTTTTCTTCTgatttttaccactaaattaaCTCTAGATTTAAGTTAAAATGTATGTTTCTTGTAATTCATTAAAGGTTTATTTTTGGctctttttgattttgatattgtGTTAAATCGCTTCAGGCTTATGATTTTCATCATCCTACTGCACAGGGAACAGATGCTTAAATTTGGGTAACAGCACTCCCAATTACATGAAACCAGTTGAAATAGGTGGCCTTTTTCAACTCATAGACAAATCTTCCTTACCACCAGCTATGGCTCCAATCCCTTCCCTGATTGAAGCTAATGTTACAGAACCCCCTTTGGCTCCCTTTTCTGAAATATCCCCATCTAGCTCTATTGCTGGAGCACCAGGAGCACAACCACCACATAATGCACAGCCTAAGATTGCTGTTTGCTTCACCATGTCCTCTCTCACACTGCTTCTAGCTTCTCTTCTACTTTGAGTGGTGCAGGCTTGGTTTTTCTGGTAATAGCCATATATATTTCCACGTTTCTTTCTGGGTTAGGTAGAAACAAGCTTTTGGCTTCAGCACTGCTTCATAAATCCTAATATCGTACTTGTACCAGTAAATTATTTCCATCACACAGGAAAATATTGTTTGATAAGGTTTTGTTGCTGTTGGTAACTGTTTCTGGTATGATAAGTAAGTAAAGTTATTATTCTCATTCTCCATTCTCTTTCTGGTGCAGTAGTAAGTAACTACTGCAGgtacttattttatatatgaaatctTTTCTAGATGAGCTATTTTATCTTCCATTGTAAGATGTATTTTCATCTTTGCTAAAATCAACATAGAGttgaaaatgtaaattaaaataatataattagtt
This portion of the Vigna unguiculata cultivar IT97K-499-35 chromosome 6, ASM411807v1, whole genome shotgun sequence genome encodes:
- the LOC114188487 gene encoding glycerophosphodiester phosphodiesterase GDPDL4-like codes for the protein MGVINAPYLAKEQNLSVIDAVIDTLRKAGYGEPGAPNVMIQSTDSSVLLKFKEKTKYELVYMIDEIVGDIVDSALSNIKRFAHSVVIKRGSVYLTNDFFLTASTKTVPKLKSSNLSVYVQTFHNEFISQVWDFMSDPTEQINTFVQDAGIDGVITGFLQTADRYRRNRCLNLGNSTPNYMKPVEIGGLFQLIDKSSLPPAMAPIPSLIEANVTEPPLAPFSEISPSSSIAGAPGAQPPHNAQPKIAVCFTMSSLTLLLASLLL